GCGTGAATACTGGTAGGGGAAAATTCCTGGCCGTCGCTTTTATCACCGTTCTCGTCCTGCCTGCCGTTCTTGCGTCGCAAAAGGCTTTTGCAGACGGCCTCACGCAGGAAAATCTTCCTCCTGCAACATTTGGCAACCGGGAGGCAGCGCTTTTTGTCAAGATTAATCCGCCGATTCTGACGACAGAATCGCAGCAGGATGCGTACCTGCAGTTCAGGCTGTTTGACGTCAAGACCAACGAGACGATAAAGTTCCCGACGCTCAACATCGCCGTGTACAAGGGCACGGACCCGAAAGCCAAGCCCCTCATGCAGGATTTCTTCCAGAGTGAAAACGGCCTCTTGACGCTAAAGATAAAGCCGCAGGAAGGCCCTGTCCAGATCCAGGGCAGCCGGGAGCCGTTCCTTAGCGCATTGCAGGCAGACCCTGGCGGAACGGTGAACGTCAGCGGGCCGGTATTGCTGGACGGCGGGCTGTACCGCATCGATGTAGAGGTATTTGGCATCGATTTTCCTACTAACATCTTCAAGGACGAGGACGTCAAGACGTTCGAGACCGCCCTCTCTGTGGGCGATGTCTATAGCCAGAACGTCCAGTCTGCAGACGGCAAGACCTACCCGATGTCTATAATCTCGTACTACGACAAGGTTGAGGACTTTAACTTTAACGCAGAATCCAAGACCTATTCCTGGGCCATGCCCTTTGACTGGAATGTAGAGAGGATACAGAACGCACCAAATGTTTTCGTGCATGAAGAGGTGAAGGTGCCCAAGTCGTTTGCAGGCGTGGGCGACGCGTCTGCCTTTGAGGCCAAGGTCAACGGCAAGCCCATTGCGGGCCGCATGCTGGCAGTCGACCCGTTCGCAGACGAGAACAACCTCATACTGCACTTTCTGATAAACAAGAACGACATACTGGACATGGCCAGGAACGATCCTCCGGCTGATGGAAAGATGTCGTTCTCCTTCTCTCCAGCCGGCGCCGCAGGGGAGCAGACATCAGGCGAGATATCCACAGACACGGGCGGCATCCATGTCCTCATGAACTGGACTCCAAGCCAGCTCAAGGCAGGCACCGATACGAAACTCAACATGCGGTTTGTCGACGCGTTTGCCGGCGCCAGCATCACCGACGACGTCAAGTACGACATCAAGATATTTGACAAGGCCGGCAAGGAGGTATTTGCAAAGGCGGACCAGATTGCCAAGGGCGGCGCAGGCGAGCAGACGGGATTGAACTTCCCTGCCGACGAGAACTACCGCGTCGAGGTGACGGTCAAGGGGCTAGTCAAGGAAGGGCAGGCGCCTGACCTCACGAGAAACGGGATTGCAAGAGGTGCAGTCGTGGTGCCGGAATTTCCTGCCGGGGCGATGGTTGCAGTCGCCGGCGCAATTGCCGCCATAGTCGCGGCCCAGAGATTGATGGCGCGAAAAAGCAAATGAAGAGCGGCTTTTACGACGAACTGTCGGAAAAGACCTACAACGAAATACCGCGCATCCCGGCGTCAAACAGGGTGATGCTGCACGTCAGCCCGTTCTCGGTGGGCCAGAGCTACGTCACTGCCAAGGTGGAAAACCGTCGCGGCGACACCGTCAACATCAACATCGAGGGCGGCCGGCTCGGAGTCGACCTGCAGGAAACATTGTTCAGGCTAGGCGACAATAGGCTGCCGAAACATGCCTACATTGTCACCACCATAAACGAGACAGGCAGGATACTGGCGCGCAAGGTCCCGGTGCTTGGCGTCAAGGACTGGCTCTTGATATACGAGGACGACCTGTTCCTGCTTGCGGTAAAGGACGCCTATGACGAGATCGAGATAATGGTGGTCTAGATGATGCTGGTAGTAGAGCCCCACCGGCCTGAAAACGCCAACTCGCCTATGGGCTTTCTCGACCTTGGCGCAAGCTCTTTTTCCCGCGGCTTTTCAGGCAGCGTTTCCGGGTTTCCGTAATATCCTATTGCTATCATCGTTGCAGGCTCGAATCCCTGTGGTATTTCAAAACTCTGCCTTGCCTTTTCAACGTCGAATCCTCCCATGACGTGCATGGCGAGGCCCTGATTGTACGCTTCAAGGAACATGTACGCAGTAGCCGCCCCAACGTCGTGCATGTAGTGCCTGTTGTCCTTGTCGTTGTGTGTGTACGTCCTCTTGGCGACCGCGCACATCAGGACTGGCGCCTTTCTGGCATACGAGTTGCCCTCTGAAAGGACCGACCGCGCGGCCTCTAGCATCTCTTTGTTGTTTTCAGCGGTAAAGACGATGAACCGCCACGGCTGCTCGTTAGAGCTTGAAGGCGCCCACCGCGCGGCCTCTAAAAGGGACATTACCTTTTGCTTTTCAACTGGCCTGTCGGAAAACGCCCTTGCGCTCCACCTCTTTGCAATGAGGTCGTTTATGGTGTAATCTGCCTTGGCGGTTTTGTTGTCCATGCTTGCACCCTATCGAGAGTCAGGGAATTTCTCTGTTTTGGTGGAAATAAAATACATAGGTCCGTTTGCCTATTAATTATATACTCCCCAATATTTGGGATATGCGATAAAAACTTTCCGCATCATGGTTAAACTATATTCTTATGGCAAAATCTTCGAAATAAACATGAAAATGGCTAACTCTCAATACTTCTTAAAGGCGACCGCGCCAGCAAGTCCAGTACCATGGGGAAGCAGTGTAGAATTTGTAGTACCGAGCGGAGTAACGTCGCTTGCATCTACATCGACAGGCAAATGGTGTACTGCTGCAAACCTTGTGGATGTAACGGATGCACATCCTGGAATTAAATGGGTAGAATGCAGCGTCACATACTTTGCATCCGGAGGAAGCCAGCCTCAAGGGTGGTACTTTTGGTATGGATGGAGTGGCAATACTAATGGCACGTACCAGTCCTTAGGCTATGATCCTACTGGCCATACTATTAGACTGAAGCTTAAACAAGTTTTTGGCGCAATCCGCTAGACTTTAATAATTTCAAATACTATGACCAGAACGATAATGTGATAACCTTTACGCCTACTATAGTTGCAGAAACAAATAATGGCGCATTTGCATGTTGTGCAGGACAAACAAACTGTATAGGATACAATACAAGCACGCTGGTAATATCGCGTAATTGTACAAGCTGTTGATAGGTATCGCTGCCCGCTTCAAATATTGGTGACACCATTTGAGAAAATATCAAGCGAGGTTGGCCATTATCGCCATAATTCTGTCTACAGTGCTAGCTAGCATTGCAGCTTTATCCTTGATTCCTATTGCTGCTTATGCCGCGGTTGACTTTGGTCTTGTTAGTACTACTTCGTTAGAAGGTACGGATGTGCGTATTGAAGTCTTGGGCCCTGTCAAATTTGATGAACCAAATCAAGTTTTGCCATACTTGGCAAACGGGACGGACTATACCTTTAATGTATCCTTCTTCGAGCCCAACAGTGCAAAGCCGCTCAAAGATGTCAATTACAATATCGTGATCACAAACTCGCTAGATTCATCAGGCAATGAACTATTCAATGCTGCAAAACAGGCTAACAGTCCTAACAACATGCTGCACAGCGCAAATGGAAATGTGACAATCAAGTACAATTTTAAAGAAATACAAAGCGCAATAGTGGTAATACAGTTTTATGGTACCAATTCTGCACCGAGTAACCAGCAGCATGAATTTATCTATCAGGTTGTAGATTCTAGAACCATTCCAGAATTTCCTCTAGCGCCTGTCATCCTTGCATCCAGTTTGGTAACAGCTATTGTTGTAAGAATCATGATCAAGAGGCCCTGAACCAAATTATCTTTTCTGAGAATGGGAATGAAATCGACAAATGCGAACTGGTGAGCGTTGTTTTGACCAAAGACAGGCTAATTCAATAGCTTGTCGCACACTAATAGATGCATTGTATAAGGAGATTTCAATCAAAAGTCTTTTGAGTTATCTGAATTGAAACGAGAAGTGATAATAATAGCCTGGCCGGACGCAGCTTTTGACTACGCCGACCAGACGTTTGTTCCCCATCGGTTTGGTCGATGTAGCACACACTATGCAACAAGATAATTTAAACCTGATGGCGCCGCATGAGAGCAAATGTGGGTCTAAAAGCTATTATGAGCAGGTCAAATAGCTCAAGAAATACCTTTAAATGACTAGAGCCTATCTTGAATGTAGATATGCCAGTCGTGGGGATTGATGATCTGGCGATCTATGTCCCAAAGCTTTACATCGATTACAAGGATTTCGCCCAAGCTAGAGGAATTGATCCGCAGAAACTAGAGTACGGCATCGGCATCCGCAAGATGGCGATTGCCGACACCAATCAGGACCCTGCCTGCATGGCAGCAAACGCCTGCCTGAAACTCATGCAAAAGGCGCACATACACCCGCAGGACGTCGGCAGGCTTTATGTCGCTACAGAATCAGCGCTTGACGAATCCAAGGCCCTCAACTCTTTTGTCATAGGCATGCTGGAGCAGGTGTACGGGGAAGGCTCTTTTGAGCACGCCGGCGGCATCGAGTGCAAGTTTGCCTGCGTCTCAGGTTCATATGCATTGCACGATAACGCCAACTGGATACGCGCCGAGGAAAACAGCGGCAAGGCCGCAATCGTCATCGTGAGCGACATTGCGAAATACGACCTTGGCTCAGCCGGCGAGTACACGCAGGGAGCCGGCGCTGTTGCATTATTGATAAAGGAAGAGCCACGCCTCATGGCTTTTGACCCCAAGGTCGCTTCCACCGTCATCAAAAACGAGTACGACTTTTACAGGCCCTTTGGCAAAGAGACCCCGCTTGTTAACGGCGGCTACTCCAACCTTCTCTACCTCATACAGGTGAGAAAGGCGTTTGACGCCTACAAGGAAAAGGCCCTGAAGACAGGACTTGTTAAACTGAACGAGGGCGAGGCCATCACCGACCACATCGACTTTTTCTCCGTCCACCTGCCGTACCGCAGGATGGGCGAAAAGGCGCTTGCATACCTCCTGAGGCACGAGTGGCGCCACCTCCCGCGCTGGAAGCACGTCACAAAGGAGATAGGCATGAACGAGCCGCAGCCAAAGGACCCGAGGGGCACTATTGAATCCATTCTTGCCGACACTGACTTCATGAAGGCAGACGAGCAGTTCCGCAGGGCGTTCATGCAGACGTCGTTCTACAACGAGACGTACGAGAAAAAGATGGCAAGTTCCCTTGAAGCCTCTGCGCAGATTGGCAACCTCTACACGGCCTCGATGTACATGGGCCTGAGAAGCCTGCTTGAATTCGAGTTCAAAAAGGGCACGGACCTTGAGGGCAAGCGTATCGGCTTTGGCTCGTACGGGAGCGGAAGCAGCGCGATGGTCTTTTCCGGCATCATGCAGCCCACCTACAAGGAGATCGTCAAGGGCCTGGACCTTGAGAACGACATTGGCGACCGCGTGAAACTGTCGATAGACGAGTACGAGCGCCTACACAGAAAGGAAATTGACTTTAACTCTGCGGTGACAAAGGCGCACAAGGAGTTCGTGCTTGTAAAACTCGGCGGCAGCACCGCGGACAAGGCCGGCTTTAGAGAATACGACTATGTCAGCTAGTTGCGCTAACTAGCTGACTACCTTGAACTCTATTCCTTTCCTTTTCATAAAGTCAAGCAGCTTTTGCGAGCGCTTCTCGTTCTCCAGCTCCAGGCTCAGGTAGACGCCTGCGGTCCCCGCGGGGATGTTGGCCGAGAGCCTGTCGTGCTCCACCTCGACGATGTTGACCGACAGTTCTGCAATGTCGTCGACCACCTCTTTCAGGGCGCCCGGCTTGTCCGGGAGCAGGATGAATATCTTGACCAGCCTGCCCATCTGCATCAGGCCCTTTGCCACCACCTGGCCGAGCAGGTACATGTCGACGTTTCCGCCCGACAGCAATGATATCACCTTCTCGTTCTTGCCCGCCTGGTGGCCGTTTGAGAGAAGGTATGCAAGGCTTGCGGCGCCTGCCGGCTCGACTACGAGTTTTGCGCGCTCCATTAGGAGAAACATCGTCTTTACAATCGCGGTGTCGTCTACAAGCACAATGTCGTCAAGGTGCTTGCTGACTATTTCGTACGTGAGCTTGCCGGGGCTCTTGACAGAGATGCCGTCTGCGATTGTATAGCCTGCCTTTACCGACTGGAGCGAGCCCTTTGCCATCGACTCTTTCATCGCAGGAAACGCCCTTGACTCGACTCCGATTATCTTGATGTCCGGCTTTTTCGCCTTGATCGCGATGGATACGCCTGCGGCAAGACCTCCGCCTCCGACTGGCAGGTACACCCTGTCGGCGCCTGCAAGGTCTTCCATAAGCTCTAGGCCGATGGTCCCCTGCCCTGCAATCACGTCCGGGTCGTCAAACGCGTGGATTATGGTCTTGCCCTCCTGTTTTGCGATTTCCTGCGTGGCCTCCCACGCTTCGTCGTAGTTAAAGCCCTTCTGGACCACCTCTGCGCCGTACGACCTTGTGGCCGCGACCTTGGCCGGCGACGCGTTCTGCGGCATGACAATCGTGCAGGGCACGTTTTTCCTTGCGCTTGCAAACGCGACTCCCTGCGCGTGGTTGCCTGCAGATGCCGCAATCACGCCATAGCCTGCCTGCTTTTCTGTCAGGCTGCCCACCTTGGCAAGCGCGCCGCGCACCTTGAACGAGCCGGTCAGCTGCAGGCATTCAAGTTTCAGGAACACGTTTGTGCCGGCAAGCTTTGAAAACGTGCTTGAGCGCTGCAGCGGGGTCTTTCTGACGGTGCCCTCCAGCAGGCTCCTTGCCTTCACAATGTCGTCATAGGTCGGGACCCTGTGCTTCCTGTCGGCCTTCCACACGCTGTCGTCATTCATTATTATGGATGCAGGGCAACAGCAGCCAAGCGCCTTAATTATAATTTGTGCCTTCCCAAAGACTCAAAAGCAACCGTCCTGAGAAAAAGCCGTGAGCAGCAGCGCTGTTGCAGGCGGTATCGTGGTGGGCGTTGCGTTTGTGGTGGTGTTTTCAATGTTCTCTATTCCCTCCGGGTTTGAGGGCAACATCGAGGACGTGACAATATCGCTTGAAAGAACGCCCTGCTTTGGTTTCTGTCCCGATTATACGGTCACTGTCTTTGGCAACGGCACCGTGGTGTATGAGGGCCGCAACTTTGTCTATGCCAAGGGCGAGCAGAGGGCGCAGATCGCGCAGTCCGACGTCAAGGAGCTCGTGGACGAATTCTACCGCGTCGGGTTCTTCTCGATGAAAGACCGCTACGAGGCGCAGGTGACGGACCTCCCGTCTCAGACTACTTCGATAACGGCTGGCGACGCGACCAAGAGCGTGTACAGGTACGGCCCCGAGCCGCAGCGGCTTGTGATGCTTGAGGACAAGATAGATGAAGTGGCAAAAACCGCGCAGTGGGTAAAAGGAGAAGGATAAGAATAACAGAAAGAAAAAAGGCCCCTGGTTAGTTAGGGCAGCCTTCCATCTTTTGTATCCAGTAGCCCTGCTGCTTGATTGATTTCTCTACAAACGGCGGAGCTTCCTGGATGTGGCAGAACTGGCACTCTTCAGAGGTCATCTTCTGTCCTGCCTGGCCCACGGTTGCGAGCCACTGCTGGCCGTACTGGATGGCCTTTTCGTGGGGGGTGTTTGCCTCGACCACGACGTCAAAGTGCATTATCTTGCCGTCCTTCTTTTGCACGTATGTATCGTAAACTGCGCATTCCATAGAAAAAAGTCCGCGAAGACGGTATTTAATCTATGAACCCGCTTTTCACCTTGTGAAAAAGGTGGCAATAACGTGGTGGTTCTAATGTTATTATACCGGGGCTCCTCCTCGTTTCGCCAGTTGGCCCTGGTTTTCCAGCAGATAAGGAGGATGGATTCTGGCTGCGTCACGTACCTGATAGGCTCGACAATGACCAAGGAATGCGCCATTGTTGACCCGCTCCTTGACACCGATTATGTGGCAGAGGAGGCGAAAAAAGCTGGATTAAAGATCGTGTACGTGATTGACACGCACACGCACGCCGACCATGTTTCCGGCGCGCGCAACATCGCCAGGCAGTTTGGCCTGCCAGGCGTCCACATGTCTGAAAAGTCGCAGAGCAGGTTCAAGACAATCCCTCTCAAGGACGGGCAGGCTATCAAGCTGGGAGAAGACGTCGAATTGAAGTTTGTCTACACGCCGGGCCACACGTACGACCACATGTGCATCCTTGTCAACAACGGGAAAATACTGACAGGCGACACGCTCTTTGTCGGAGACGTGGGGAGGGTAGACCTCGGCGGCGACGCCCGCGACAAGTCCGATAAATTGTTTGACAGCCTGCACGGAAAACTGATGAAGCTTGCAGACGGCGTGGAGGTGTACCCGGCGCACGTCGGCGCTGCTCACCACCTTGGAAACGCTAGGACGTCGTCAACCATCGGCACCGAGCGGGAAAACAACGGCGCGCTAAAGGCAGCCGACAAGGATGCCTTTTTCAAGTACATGACCGAGGACTGGCCGCCCAAGCCGCCAGACTACCAGAACATCATACGCCTGAACAAGGGCGAAGCCTCGATAGCGATGGTTTAAATCCGATCTTTTGGATACGGTGCCTGCAGCATGTTCCGCAGCAGGATGGCCGGTAACGCCGGTAGTAGCAGCAACTACAAGGCACAGGAATTCCCCGAAGGGTTTGCGTGGCTCAACGCAGAAAAGCCGCTTTCCATGGCAGGCCTGAAGGGCCACGTGGTGGTGCTTGACTTTTGGACATACTGCTGCATAAACTGCATGCACACGCTTCCCACGCTCGACTGGCTGGAGAAAAAGTACCGCGGCCAGCCAGTGGTGTTCATCGGCGTTCATTCCGCGAAATTCTTTAACGAGCAGCAGGCGCAAAACGTGCAGGAGGCAATCGGCCGCTATGAAATAGGTCATCCTGTAGTAGTCGACCAGGAAATGAAGATCTGGCGCTCGTACGGCGTCACTGCGTGGCCCACGATCGTAATAGTCGACCCGAAGTGCAATGTCGTGTACCAGCAGGCCGGCGAGGGCCAGCGCGACGAGCTTGACGACGTGATTGGCGTTCTGCTGGAGCGGCACCGTGCCGCAGGGACGCTTGCAAAAGAGCCAATCGAGATAGGGCATCCAAAGCAGGCGCAAAAGCGCGTGCTGTCGTACCCCGGCAAGCTTGCGTTTTCGCCGGATGGCAGGATGCTTGCGATAAGCGATTCAAACCACAACCGCGTGCTTGTCGTGGATATTGAAAGCGGGAATCTGGTCCACAAGGTGGGAGGCACGGCGCGGGACCTGCGCGACGGCAGTTTTGAAGAGGCGCGCTTTTTCCGCCCACAGGGGCTTGCGTGGGCCGGGGACAGGATAATCTACGTCGCAGACACCGAGAACCACGCGCTCCGGGAAATCGACATTTCCGCAAAAACAGTCAGGACGCTTGCCGGCGACGGCAGGCAGGGCGCGTGGATTTCAGGAGCTCAGGACGGCAAGATGACGCAGCTGAGCTCGCCCTGGGACCTTGCGTACTCTGACGGCTTTTTGTTCATCGCGATGGCCGGCCTGCACCAGATATGGGCCTACCACATCGAGTCGGGCAAGATTGGCCCGTTTGCCGGCAGCGGCTATGAAAACATCGTCGACGGCTCTTTTTCAGAGGCCCAGTTTGCGCAGCCAAGCGGCCTTTCTATCTATGGGAACTTTTTGCTAGTCGCGGACAGCGAGGTGTCTGCGGTACGGCTCCTTGACTTTTCCAAAAAGACAGTGCAGACCGTGGTGGGCGAAGGCCTTTTCGAGTTTGGCTTTAAGGACGGCCCGCTTGCCTGGGCGCGCCTGCAGCACCCGCTGGGAGTCCACTGCGCAGGCAACAAGATCTATGTCGCCGACACGTACAACCATGCCGTGCGCCTCATAGACCTCGACACGCAGCAGGTATCGACCGTGGTGGGCAGGGCTGCTGCAGACAAGGCGATGATGATGTGCAGAATAGACGACCCTGCGTGCGACACGCTCGGGCTCTTCGAGCCTTCCGACGTCAAGCAGAAAGGAAACACGCTGTACATCGCCGACACCAACAACCACCTTGTCAGGATGTTCGACCTCGACAAGATGGTGCTCAAGACGCTTGCCATAAAAGAATAGCAGCGGCAAGAAACCTTTTTCTGCGCTGCGCACAAACCTAGTCCCTGAGATGTCATCGTCGTACCCATCTGACGTATTTTCCAGGCTCTACGCCGGCGAGGAAAGCGGCAAGCTGTACCCGAAGGAGGAGGTCGCGCAGCAGGCGCCGGAAGGCGTCGAGGACGTTCTTCAGACCAACATATTCAACGTGATGCTGAACCGCAGGTCGCAGCGCAAGTTCGAGGACAGGCAGGTGGAGGACTGGAAGATGGAAATGATATTTGCAGCCGCCGACACGGCACCAACCGCCGGCGGGTTTCAGGGGTTTGAGATATTCAACGTCAAAAAAGCAGACGTGAGGGCGAGGCTTGTCGAGGCCGCAAACAGGCAGCCGTACGTGAACGCGCCGGAGGTGCTCGTCTTTTGCATGAACCCGCAAAGGGTGAAACTGAACTTTCCGCAGGACATAATCCGCAAGTTTTCCGTGCAGGACGCCACGCTTGCGGCCGCGTACGCGCAGCTTGCCGCGCACGCGCTTGGCCTGAGCACCGTCTGGATAGGCATGATAGACGAAAAGAAGGTCATGTCCGCGCTCGGCACGGACCTCGTGCCGTCCTCGATACTGTGCATCGGCTACCCGCAAAAGATGCTGCAGCCAAAGCCAAAGCGCAACCTGGTGGAGCTAATACACACGGTTCAGTAGCCGGCGTCCATCATGAACACCAGCGTCTCTTCCCTCTTGGCGACGCTGGTCTTGTCGGCGCGCTTGACCTTGGTGTTGATGCGGACGTTGACGATGTCCTTGCCAAAGGCCACGTCGAGCCGGACGTCGACCCCGCCGGGCACCCACGCGTCGTCCTGAGCGTGGTCCAGCACGACCCCGTCCATCGGCACTATCACCTTGCTTATCTTGACCACGTTGTCGATGGCGTTGCTTATCCGGATCCTTACCGTGGCCTCTGTGTACTTTTCTGCGCAAATGCCGTCTTCCGTGGTACTGGTCTCTGACTCGAAAAAGCGGCAGACCGTGCCGGCCTCCGGCGAACCGTACAGAGCGTATCTCTGGAGCGAAAGGGAAAACGCGTCTATCAGTAGCTCTTCGTCTTCCGACTGGCGGTACACGCCTATCTCTATTGGGATCTTTGTGTACACGACTGCGTCGCTCCTCTGGTCCATCACGACTGGCGACCTGAACTTGATGTACATGTTCTTGGCCACTTGCTTTGGGGTGAGGAGCGGGGCTATGGGAAAGATGCCCACGACTATGCCGTCGTCCTTGTCGGAGACTATGGTAGTCTCTGCGGCAAGCGCGCCTGCAGCGTAGCGCTTGTACGAGTACGCGCCGGCGGCTCCTCCGGCGATGACTATTTTCTGGTTCCGGAACGTTATTTCAAGCGGCTCCGACCCCGCCTTGACCTTGTGGCGCCCAAACAGCTCCTGCAACAAACACCTGTGACAACGGAACCAATGATTTGTAAATGTTTTCCACCCGGAGGCTTTGTTTAAAAGTGACTTAGCCACGCTCAATCAGTATCATAAGTTCAAGATTCCCACGCTCAACTTCTGACTTTTTGCACAAAGCCCCACCCGGAAAAATGTGGAGAGAGAAAAACGCGGGAATGATCTGGGAGTAAGATTTTGTACGCGATCATGATTTTTCAAAAGCGCCTTTGACTTTTTGCCAGCGCGCAGAAGCATCATTAATCTTGCAAGGGCTGACACACGTCATGCGTGGGAAGAGTAGAATCTGCTGCGTGGGTTGCGCCTGAATCTGCACCAGTACTCTCGACAGTGGAGCCTGCATTGCGCCTCCGCGCGGGGCGTGCGGCAACATACATACACAGCAACAGCTTTTTTCAATATCCGTAGTGGATGTGTGATAGCTGGACATGCTCAGGCAGCTGGAAAACGAGGGCTTTGTGTGGGTGGACATTTCTGCGCCCACCCGCGAGGACATGCGCGAGCTTGGCCGGCGCTTTTCGTTCCACGAGCTGAACCTGGCAGACTGCGTCTCTAAAATCCAGATACCAAAAATCGACCGCTACAAGACTCACGTCTTTGTCATACTGCACTTTCCGGCCGTGGCGCAAGAGCGCGTGCCAAAGCCAAGCCAGCTTGCAGCGTTCCTTGGCCTGGGCTACCTCGTGACGGTGCATCAGGAAGACCTGAAGACCGTGACGGATACGTTTGACGCGTGCGAAAGGAGCGAGGGCGTGCGCAAGGAGCTGATGGGCAGGTCGGCCGGCTACCTGTACCACAGCCTGGTCGACGCGCTCGTGGACGAGCTCTTGAACAACGTCCGCAAGATAATGGGCAACATGGAAGACATCGAGGACGCCGTCTTTGACGAGCGGGTGGCAGTGGCCCGCGAGATCTCGTACCTGCGCAGGGAAGTCACGTCGCTTCGGCGCATAGCGATTCCCATGAGGCGGACGCTTGCAGAGCTGGTGGCAAAGGACGTCCAGCGCTTTTCGGAAGAGGACCTCACCCTGTACTACGACGACGTGCAGGACCACATCGACAAGGTGATAGAGACGCTCGAAGAGTCCAAGGACACCATAGAGATCTTCAAGGACACCGACTTTATGCACAGCAGCGACAGGTCCAACAAGATACTTGCGGTGCTCACGATAATATTCACGCTTTCCATGCCGGCGTCCATAGTGGGCTCGTTCTACGGGATGAACGTGCCGATACCCGGCGGCACAGAGAACGGGCCGTGGACGTTCCTTGGGCCGTACACCGCCTTTGCGCTAATCGTCCTTGCGTCAAGCGCGTCTGCAGGGGCGATGATGGTGTATTTCCGCCGGCTCGGGTGGATCTAAAAATAAAATATGTACATATACAAGAAGGGCCTCTATGTGAGCTGCCTTGGCGGCAGAAGAATCAGCTATGTCCAATAACACCGCGACATCGATCTTTGGGCTTCCAAGCACGATTGACATCTTTGGAGTCCAGGTGACGCCGTTTGCCATCATACTCACGATTGCGATAATCGTCGCCGGCTTTGCAATAGCGCACGGAGTCCGGCTCGTCACGCTAAAGTACCTGGGCACGCGCCTGCCGCCCGACGCAAGGAAGGCGACCGGCAGGACCGTCTATTACGGCATAATAGCCGTGGCGCTGCTCTCGGCGCTTGGGGTCTCTGGCCTCGACCTCTCCGGCCTGTTCCTTGCAGGCGGCTTTGCCGGCATCATCGTAGGCTTTGCCACGCAGTCGCTGTTCTCAAACCTGATTTCGGGCATATTCCTGCAAATCGACAAGCCGATGAAGATAGGAGACCCCGTTCTCATAACGGGCAAGCTACCTGACGTCGCCGGCGTGGTGGTGGAGGTGACGGCGCTCTCATCGCGCCTGCGCATGTTCGACGGGACGTACGTGCGCCTGCCAAACAGCGACGTCTTTCTGTCGGAGATCCGCAACTTTTCCGGCGCCGCAGCGCGCAGGGTCGAGCTCGTGATAGGGGTCTCGTACGACTCGGACGCGCAAAAGGCAATCGGCATCATCCGGCAGAGCCTGAAGGGCACGCCGCTGGTGCTCGTCGAGCCCGAGCCCGACGTGT
The sequence above is drawn from the Nitrososphaera viennensis EN76 genome and encodes:
- a CDS encoding thioredoxin-like domain-containing protein — translated: MFRSRMAGNAGSSSNYKAQEFPEGFAWLNAEKPLSMAGLKGHVVVLDFWTYCCINCMHTLPTLDWLEKKYRGQPVVFIGVHSAKFFNEQQAQNVQEAIGRYEIGHPVVVDQEMKIWRSYGVTAWPTIVIVDPKCNVVYQQAGEGQRDELDDVIGVLLERHRAAGTLAKEPIEIGHPKQAQKRVLSYPGKLAFSPDGRMLAISDSNHNRVLVVDIESGNLVHKVGGTARDLRDGSFEEARFFRPQGLAWAGDRIIYVADTENHALREIDISAKTVRTLAGDGRQGAWISGAQDGKMTQLSSPWDLAYSDGFLFIAMAGLHQIWAYHIESGKIGPFAGSGYENIVDGSFSEAQFAQPSGLSIYGNFLLVADSEVSAVRLLDFSKKTVQTVVGEGLFEFGFKDGPLAWARLQHPLGVHCAGNKIYVADTYNHAVRLIDLDTQQVSTVVGRAAADKAMMMCRIDDPACDTLGLFEPSDVKQKGNTLYIADTNNHLVRMFDLDKMVLKTLAIKE
- a CDS encoding nitroreductase family protein, with the translated sequence MSSSYPSDVFSRLYAGEESGKLYPKEEVAQQAPEGVEDVLQTNIFNVMLNRRSQRKFEDRQVEDWKMEMIFAAADTAPTAGGFQGFEIFNVKKADVRARLVEAANRQPYVNAPEVLVFCMNPQRVKLNFPQDIIRKFSVQDATLAAAYAQLAAHALGLSTVWIGMIDEKKVMSALGTDLVPSSILCIGYPQKMLQPKPKRNLVELIHTVQ
- a CDS encoding DUF432 domain-containing protein, producing MLQELFGRHKVKAGSEPLEITFRNQKIVIAGGAAGAYSYKRYAAGALAAETTIVSDKDDGIVVGIFPIAPLLTPKQVAKNMYIKFRSPVVMDQRSDAVVYTKIPIEIGVYRQSEDEELLIDAFSLSLQRYALYGSPEAGTVCRFFESETSTTEDGICAEKYTEATVRIRISNAIDNVVKISKVIVPMDGVVLDHAQDDAWVPGGVDVRLDVAFGKDIVNVRINTKVKRADKTSVAKREETLVFMMDAGY
- a CDS encoding magnesium transporter CorA family protein; translated protein: MLRQLENEGFVWVDISAPTREDMRELGRRFSFHELNLADCVSKIQIPKIDRYKTHVFVILHFPAVAQERVPKPSQLAAFLGLGYLVTVHQEDLKTVTDTFDACERSEGVRKELMGRSAGYLYHSLVDALVDELLNNVRKIMGNMEDIEDAVFDERVAVAREISYLRREVTSLRRIAIPMRRTLAELVAKDVQRFSEEDLTLYYDDVQDHIDKVIETLEESKDTIEIFKDTDFMHSSDRSNKILAVLTIIFTLSMPASIVGSFYGMNVPIPGGTENGPWTFLGPYTAFALIVLASSASAGAMMVYFRRLGWI
- a CDS encoding mechanosensitive ion channel family protein encodes the protein MSNNTATSIFGLPSTIDIFGVQVTPFAIILTIAIIVAGFAIAHGVRLVTLKYLGTRLPPDARKATGRTVYYGIIAVALLSALGVSGLDLSGLFLAGGFAGIIVGFATQSLFSNLISGIFLQIDKPMKIGDPVLITGKLPDVAGVVVEVTALSSRLRMFDGTYVRLPNSDVFLSEIRNFSGAAARRVELVIGVSYDSDAQKAIGIIRQSLKGTPLVLVEPEPDVYVDNLGASAVNINIWCWVPFTVWFDMRKLLVEQIKRELETNGIEIPFPQQVVHIKQDRRKKAPKMGAPRNSDTVPPAASFDSSAGVNLDEVADND